In the Sandaracinus amylolyticus genome, GGATTCCGCTGCCGCCGAAGCAGCACCCCGCGAGCCCCAGCGCGAGCATGGCCTGCACGATCGATCGCTTGAGCATGTGCTTCGCTCCTTCTTCTCGGTTCACTCGTCCGGATCCCCCGCTCCGCGCGTCCACCTGCGAAGCGTGCTGAGAGTACGCCAACCGCCGTGGGATCTCGCGCAGGTTTTTTCCGCCCGAGATCCACGGACGAGCGCGGTGATCAGCGGGTCTCGGGCATGCTCTCGATGGCGAGCGTGCTGAGCGACGACTGCGCGGTGATCGCGAGCGTGTAGGGCGTGCCGGCGCCGGCTTCGCCGTACGTGCCGACGAACACGCGATGACGGCCCGGCGGGAACGCGCCCTCGACGATCGGGTTCAGGCCCTCGGTGTCGTCGTTGCAGAGCACGCGTCCGTCCGCGAGCTGCACGACCAGCGTGGCGTCGCCCTGCATGTGCACGAGCACGCGCAGGCTCGGCATCGGCGCGTCGACCTTGAGCAGGAAGCTCGGCGCGCTCGCCACGTAGCCGCGGCACTCGGGGCCGATCGACTCCGCGGAGAGCGGTCCGCCCGCCTGGCCGCGGCGGATGATCGGATCGGGGCGGAAGCCGGGGGCGACCGTGAGGATCTCGCCTTCGGTGGGCGCGGTCGCGGACGAGGCCGACGACACGTCGGGCGTGGTCGCGCTCGCGCTCGGAGGAGGCCCGTTGAGCGCGCCCTCCGAAGGCACGATGGGGCCCGTCGCGACCGGCGCGGTCGTGCTCGAGGACGAGGGCGTCGTCGACGCGGTCGTCGTGCTCGACGCGCCGCCGCACGCCGCGAGCGCGAAGAGCGCGAGCCCTGCCGTCGCACGTCGCATCGCGTCGATCCTACGGCGCGGCCGCGCCGCTCTCCCCGGCCGCACCGGGCTCCGCCGCGGGCGCCGCACCTGCTGCGGGCTCCGCCGCAGGCGCAGGCGCCGCACCTTCCGTCGGCGCCGCGCCTTCCGCGGGGGCCGCGCCTTCTGCGGGCGCCGCACCTTCTGCGGGGGCCGCACCTTCTGCGGGCTGACCCGCGCCGCCGGGCTGGCGCCCACCGAGCGCTCGCACGTGACGCACCAGCGCCTGCACGCCCGCGGGCGTCAGCCGATCGCCGAACGCCGGCATGAACCCGCCGCGGCCGAGCAGGATCGCCTGCGCGATCTCTCCGTCGGTGCGCTGGTCCTGCCACGAGGCGCTCGCGAGATCGGGGATCTGCGCGACCGGGGGACGTGCCGGTCCGTCGCCGTGCCCCGCTTCTCCGTGGCAGCTCGCGCACAGCGAGCTGAACAGCGCGGTCGCCGCACGCCGCTCGGCCTCGACGGGATCCTGCTGCACCGCCTCCTCGGGCGGCGCCGCGCGCGTGTCGCCTTCGCGCCCCGAGGGCACCTGGTGGTCCGAGGGCTGCCACTCGCGCAGCTCGCGCTCCGGCTCACCGCACGCGACGACGAGCACGAGGGCCAGGACGAGCGGATGGGCGCGCACGCCGGAGGCATAGGCGGCGCCCTCCGCGCGGGCAAGCGATGTCGACCCCGGGGCTCAACTCCGGCGGGCTCTGGGTTAGGCTGGGGACGTTGGCGACGCTCGTCTTCGCCGTCGGTCCGATCGCGCTGGACGCGGAGGGGGAACGCGTGCGCGCCACCCTCGCGGCGGCGCTCGGTCGTGCGCTCCGCGTCGACGTCGAGATCCGCCCCGCGCTCACGTATCGCGAGCTGCTCGGCTGGGTCGGTCGGCGCGAGGTGCAGATCGCGTGGCTCGGTCCCGCGCTCTTCGTGCAGGCCCACGCGCGCTTCGGCGTCGAGCCGCTCGTGCGCATGGAGCGCGAGGGGCGCGCATCGTTCCGCGGCGCGCTCTTCGTGCGCGAGGACGCGGACATCACGACGCCGGAGCAGCTCGCGGGCAAGCGCGTCGCGTGGGTCGATCCCGACTCGTGCGCGGGCTTCCTCTTCCCGCGCATCGCGCTCGCACAGCGCGGGCTCGATCCCGATCGGCTCTTCGCCGACATGCGCATCCTCGGCAGCCACGGCGCGGTGGTCGCGGCGGTCGCATCGAGCCAGGTCGACATCGGCGCCACGTTCGTCGAGCACGTGGATCCCGACGATCCGAGCACCGCGATCGCGCGCGCCGGATGGAGCCAGGCCGACGTGCCGATGCGCGCGGTGCTCACCAGCGATCCGATCCCCGGCGACGTGATCGCGGCGACGCGCGTGCTCGACGAGCGCTGGCGCGCGCGCATCGTCGAGGTGCTCGAGGCGCTCGATCGCGATCCCGACGGCGCACCGGCGATGCGCGCGCTCTTCCAGGCCGCGCGCCTGGTCCCCGCGGTGAGCGACGACTACGCACCGGTGCGCGACGCGCTGCGCGCGGCAGGCGTGCGGATCTGATCGCAGCGCCACACGTGGCACCGGGATCGCCGCGGAGTACGCTCGCGCACCATGCGCACCTGGGGCTTCCGCATCCTCCGCGCGACGTTCATGGCGATCGTCGCCTGGCTCCTCTACCAGGTGCTCGATCACTACGACCGCGCGTGGCTCTTCGTGCCGATCGCGATCGGCGTGCTCGCGCTCTGGCTCGCCGAGCAGGCGCGTCGCGCATGGACCCGCAAGAAGAAGGAAGCGGACTGGGATCGCTGGGAGAGCGCGGTGCTCGACGCGTCGCTCCGTCCTCGCGCGATCATCGAGGTGAAGCAGGCGCTCGCGCGATCGCAGCGCCTCGGGCCGCGATTGCGTCAGGAGCAGGCGCACCTCTCGGTGGTGCTCGCGGAGCTGCTCGACGCGAGCGGTCGTCCCGAAGAAGGCGCGCGCGTCCTCGCGCGGGTCGATCTCGATGCGCTCGCGCCGTCGCAGGCGGTCGTGGTGCGGCACACGAAGATCGCGTCGTACCTCTCGGCCGGCATGATCGACGACGCGCAGGCCGCGCTCGCGGTGCGCGGCAAGCCGAGCGACGAGCCCGACATGGAGGCCCGTCTCGATCTCCTCGGCGGCATGATCGCGGTCGAGCGCGGCGAGCTCGACGACGCGCTGAAGACCGCGACCGACGTCGAGGCGCGCCTCGAGGACGCCTCGGTGAAGGCCGAGGCGCGCGTGCTCCGTGCGGCGGCGCTCGACGCGAAGGGCGATCACGAAGGCGCGATCACCGCGCTGCGCACGCTCGACGACGCGACGCTGCTCTCGCTGGAGATGCTCGGGTTCCGCCGCGTGCGCGGCCTCGCTGCCGAGGCGCGCGCACCGATCGCGGGAGCGAGCGAGGATCAGCCGGGCGAGAGGTAGACCGCGATCCCGAAGAGCGCCGGGATCAGCACCGAGAACAGCACCATCCCGATCATGAAGCCCGCGTCGTCGTTCTTCTGCTGCTGCGCCATCTCGACCTTCGCCTCCGTGGAAGAGCGGGCGCGAGCCTAAGGGCGAAGTACCCTCGCGTCGAGCCCACACGTCGGTGGGGAGGAGCGAGGCCGGGCCCGCGCACCGTGTCCGCCGAGCGACCGCGACGTGGGCGGCCGCCCACGCGAAGGCGCGACGACGCGTGATGTTCCCGGGCGGAGGGCGCGGGCGCGCCGGTTGCCAGCGTAGGCTCGCTCATGCCGCCCTCGACCGAGCCTCCTCCGTCCCCAGGCCCGTATCGCACCCCCGCGGGGCCCACCACGCCCGGCCCTCGGCGCGTTCCCCTCGTGGTGTTCGTCGCCGGTGCGCTCCTCGTGGTCGGCGTGCTCGTGGCGCTGATCCCGAGCGGCACGCGACGCACCGCGACGCTCTCCGACGCGCCGTGGGAGGTGCTCGACGGCATCTCGCAGTTCCCGCCGTCCGAGCCCGACCTGCCGCCCGCGACGCCCCTCGCGCCGCTGCTGGTCGCTGACGCGCCCGACGCGCTCGCGATCCTCTCGCCGCGCGAAGGTGCGACGCGCGTGGAGCGCGGCGAGACGCTGCTCGTGCGGTTCAACCGCCCGATGGTGCGCGGCTCCGAGGTCGGTCGTGCGCTCGAGGGCGCGCCGATCTCCTTCGATCCCGCGGTCGCCGGGAGCTGGCGGTGGGCGACGCGCAGCAGCTTGCTCTTCACGCCCGCGGTCGCGGCGTTCGATCGCAACGTCGAGGCGTCGCTGGTGGTCGAGGAAGAGGTCGCGTCGCTCGACGGCGATGCGCTCTACGACGACACCCCGCGCGTGATCGTGTTCGACGGATCGCCGCGCCTCGTCGGTCACCAGCCGAGCGTCGCGGAGGGCGAGCCGCTCGCGCTCACGTTCGACGCGCAGGTCTCGGCGGCCGAGCTCGCGCAGGAGATCTTCGCGTGGGAGGTCGAGGGCCGGCGTCCGGTGCCGCTGCGCATCACGGCGGGCGGCTTCGAGCCGACGAGCGACGACGACGGGCCGCAGCGCTTCCGCGTCGATCTCGCGCTCGGTCGTCCCCTCGAGGCAGGCGCGCAGATCGCGGTCGCGGTCGCGCCGCGCTGGAGCGGCTACGGCGGCTCGTTCCCGCGCGTCGTGCAGTTCGCGCTCGCACCGCGGCCGCGCTTCACCGGCATCGGCTGCGAGGAGAGCCGCTGGGGCAGCGCGCGCTGCACGTTCACCGAGGATCCCGGGCAGATCGTCGACGTCGGGCCCGCGCTGCGCCTGCTCGCGAGCGAGCGGCTGGCGGCGCTGACGCCGAGCGACGTGCGCGTCACGCCCGCGCTGCGCGACGTCGAGGTGCGCATCGAGGGGCAAGGCGCGGAGCAAGGGCGAGTCGTCGCGATCAGCGGCGAGTGGGAGCCCGATCAGGTCTACGAGGTGCGGCTCGGTGCGGTGCAGACCGAGGGCGGGGATCGCGTCGTCCCGCTCGCGCCGCTCGCGGTGCGCAGCGCGGGCCACTGGCCGACCGTGCAGGCGCCGGGCGGGACGCTCGTGTACGAGCAGGACGCGCCGATCGCGCTGCACGTGCGCGGCATCCACGTCGACGAGGGGCGCGCGATCGTGCGCACCGTGGTCGAGGGCCGCGAGGTCGACGCGCTGATGTCGCCCGCGTCGTTCGCCGCGGAGGAGCAGCCGATCACGGTGCCGCTCGCGGCGATCCTCCCCGACGCGCGCGCGAACCGCTGGGGCCGCGGCACGCTCGACGCGCGCGAGGCGAGCGGCGGCTCGCACATGATGGTCGTCGCGTTCCAGGCCGGAGCGCGCGGCACCGCGTCGGAGCTGCAGGCGGCGTTCGTGCAGTCGACCGATCTCGGCGTGACCGCGGAGGCGCTCGATCGCGGCGTGCTGGTGTGGGTGAGCTCGATCGCGCGCGCATCGGCGATCGCGGGCGCGCGCGTCGAGCTCCGGAACGTCGCGGGCGGGCTGGTCGCGGAGGCGACGACCGACGCGAGCGGTGCGGCGTGGGTGCGCAGCGACGGACGTCGCGGATCGACGATCGAGTGGAGCCCGCTCTCGCAGACGACGGTGATCGTGGTGCGTGCGGGTGGCGATCGCGCGGTGCTCGCGCTCGATCCGCGGAGCGGCGTGGGCCCCGGCGCGCTCGGGGTGCCGCAGAGCGGCGGCGCGCCCGACGAGGACGAGGGCGCGGTGCGCGCGACGGT is a window encoding:
- a CDS encoding c-type cytochrome, encoding MRAHPLVLALVLVVACGEPERELREWQPSDHQVPSGREGDTRAAPPEEAVQQDPVEAERRAATALFSSLCASCHGEAGHGDGPARPPVAQIPDLASASWQDQRTDGEIAQAILLGRGGFMPAFGDRLTPAGVQALVRHVRALGGRQPGGAGQPAEGAAPAEGAAPAEGAAPAEGAAPTEGAAPAPAAEPAAGAAPAAEPGAAGESGAAAP
- a CDS encoding phosphate/phosphite/phosphonate ABC transporter substrate-binding protein — translated: MSTPGLNSGGLWVRLGTLATLVFAVGPIALDAEGERVRATLAAALGRALRVDVEIRPALTYRELLGWVGRREVQIAWLGPALFVQAHARFGVEPLVRMEREGRASFRGALFVREDADITTPEQLAGKRVAWVDPDSCAGFLFPRIALAQRGLDPDRLFADMRILGSHGAVVAAVASSQVDIGATFVEHVDPDDPSTAIARAGWSQADVPMRAVLTSDPIPGDVIAATRVLDERWRARIVEVLEALDRDPDGAPAMRALFQAARLVPAVSDDYAPVRDALRAAGVRI